AAACCTTGATTTTTTGAATTCGCTGAAAAACTCAAAAATAAAATTAATTCTTACCCGTCATGAGCAAGGCGCTGGGTTTATGGCAGCTACTTATGGCCGACTCACTGGCAAACCCGGAGTTTGTTTAGCTACCTTAGGTCCAGGCGCCACCAATTTTACTACGGCGGCTGCTTATGCCCAATTAGGTGCCATGCCTATGATGATGATTACTGGGCAAAAACCTATTAAAAAGTCCAAGCAAGGGCGTTTTCAGATCATAGATGTGGTAGATTTGTTTCGCCCCATCACCAAGTATACCAGGCAGATTGTCAATGGTAATAATATTCCTTCTATGGTACGCGAGGCTTTTCGCTTGGCAATGGAAGAACGCCCTGGCGCAGTTCATTTAGAATTGCCCGAAGACATTGCCGAAGAAGAGTGTCAAGAGCGGGTATTTACTGTAGTAGGACACCGCCGTCCAGATGCCGACAAAGAAACGATTGGTGAGGCGGCAAAGATGATAGAAAATGCCAAAATGCCCTTAGTGTTGATAGGAGCTGGAGCCAATCGCAAAAGAACCAGTAAGGCCTTGACTGAGTTTTTAGAAAAAACCAAAATCCCCTTCTTTAATACCCAAATGGGCAAAGGGGTGGTAGACGAGCGTCACCCTCGTTTTTTGGGCACAGCTGCTTTGTCTGACCATGACTTTGTACACGCGGCTATTGGCAAGGCTGACTTAATTATAAATGTAGGGCACGATGTGATAGAAAAACCACCGTTTTTTATGGAACAAGGTGGTACTAAGGTCATTCATTTAAACTTTTTTCCGGCTGAAGTAGACGAAGTATATTTTCCGCAACTGAATGTAGTGGGAGACATTGCTTCTAATATAGAAAAGCTTGCCGAACAGGTCAATGACCATAGTAATTGGGATTTTGCTGACTACGAAAAAATCAAAATCAAGGTAGGGGAACACTTAAGCAAGTATTTTGAAGATATTCGTTTCCCGATGTTGCCTCAACGTTTGGTAAACCTATTAAGGCAAACCCTTGCCGAAGAGGACATTATTACGCTAGATAATGGAGTATATAAACTATGGTTTGCCCGAAACTATCATTGTTACCAACCCAATACTTTGCTGTTAGACAATGCCCTTGCTTCTATGGGAGCAGGTTTGCCATCGGCCATGTGTGCCAAATTACTCAACCCTGAGAAACGTGTAGTATCGGTATGTGGAGACGGAGGTTTTATGATGAACTCACAAGAGCTTGAAACGGCAGTGCGTCTGGGGTTAAACCTTACAGTAATTATTCTGAATGACAATGCTTTTGGAATGATTAAATGGAAACAGGAAGACATGGGTTTTGATAATTTTGGGCTAGATTATAATAACCCTGATTTTGTGAAATATGCCGAAAGTTACGGTGCCATTGGTCATAGGCCTGCCAGTGATGATGAGTTCATTGAAATGCTCGACAAAGCCCTCAATACTGACGGGGTACACGTTATAGACCTGGCAGTTGACTACTCTCTCAATCATTCTATTTTAAATGTGTTGCTTAAACA
This is a stretch of genomic DNA from Microscilla marina ATCC 23134. It encodes these proteins:
- a CDS encoding acetolactate synthase large subunit; the encoded protein is MKASELFIKVLENEGVEYIFGIPGEENLDFLNSLKNSKIKLILTRHEQGAGFMAATYGRLTGKPGVCLATLGPGATNFTTAAAYAQLGAMPMMMITGQKPIKKSKQGRFQIIDVVDLFRPITKYTRQIVNGNNIPSMVREAFRLAMEERPGAVHLELPEDIAEEECQERVFTVVGHRRPDADKETIGEAAKMIENAKMPLVLIGAGANRKRTSKALTEFLEKTKIPFFNTQMGKGVVDERHPRFLGTAALSDHDFVHAAIGKADLIINVGHDVIEKPPFFMEQGGTKVIHLNFFPAEVDEVYFPQLNVVGDIASNIEKLAEQVNDHSNWDFADYEKIKIKVGEHLSKYFEDIRFPMLPQRLVNLLRQTLAEEDIITLDNGVYKLWFARNYHCYQPNTLLLDNALASMGAGLPSAMCAKLLNPEKRVVSVCGDGGFMMNSQELETAVRLGLNLTVIILNDNAFGMIKWKQEDMGFDNFGLDYNNPDFVKYAESYGAIGHRPASDDEFIEMLDKALNTDGVHVIDLAVDYSLNHSILNVLLKQQAGVKQ